A window of the Dyadobacter pollutisoli genome harbors these coding sequences:
- a CDS encoding histone H1/H5 family protein, HCT subfamily, with the protein MKSATKKLSTEIAETLTGKIDAISAGSKKIKKSIERAAEKLAKKVAKFEKETLKKKAKEAKNAEKKLKAKSKDKKDSKKGKAEKIAALVASASSKPPVVPPTKPTVGKEASVAKPAAAKTPAKPAAKVSAEAVKKEVSNEGA; encoded by the coding sequence ATGAAATCCGCTACAAAGAAGTTATCGACCGAAATTGCTGAGACGCTTACCGGAAAAATTGACGCAATCTCCGCAGGGTCGAAAAAAATAAAAAAATCAATCGAGAGGGCTGCTGAGAAATTGGCGAAAAAGGTAGCCAAGTTCGAAAAGGAAACGCTCAAAAAGAAAGCGAAAGAGGCGAAGAATGCGGAGAAAAAGCTAAAAGCAAAGTCGAAAGACAAAAAGGACAGCAAAAAAGGCAAAGCTGAAAAAATCGCAGCGCTGGTTGCTTCCGCTTCATCGAAGCCACCGGTTGTTCCTCCCACTAAGCCAACAGTAGGAAAAGAGGCTAGCGTTGCGAAACCAGCTGCAGCTAAAACTCCTGCCAAGCCAGCCGCCAAAGTATCGGCTGAGGCAGTTAAAAAAGAAGTTTCTAACGAAGGGGCTTAG
- a CDS encoding FkbM family methyltransferase, whose product MILRKIKTSAWNLLNRTGLGGSVQLYMGGALKQYGWFRSYHTKQSVDLNGDPLPWYTYPFILFLKPRIKPEFVVFEYGSGNSTRWYAAQVHHITAVEHDTEWIKLISPKLPSNAKVLDKPLGDAYVKAVQSTGEHYNIIIVDGRNRVKCANFAVDYLTADGVLILDNSEREWYSKAKEYLKERGFRRLDFIGMAPIVGIETCTSVFYRDGNCLGI is encoded by the coding sequence ATGATACTGAGGAAAATAAAGACTAGCGCATGGAATCTGCTCAATAGGACCGGATTAGGCGGCAGTGTACAATTATATATGGGCGGGGCTTTGAAGCAATATGGCTGGTTTAGAAGCTATCATACCAAACAGTCTGTGGATCTCAATGGCGATCCTCTGCCTTGGTACACTTATCCTTTTATACTTTTTTTGAAACCGAGGATCAAACCTGAATTTGTTGTTTTTGAGTACGGTTCGGGGAATTCTACACGCTGGTACGCGGCACAGGTGCATCACATTACGGCCGTGGAGCATGACACTGAATGGATCAAACTTATTAGTCCGAAACTTCCTTCCAATGCAAAGGTGCTGGACAAGCCATTGGGCGACGCTTATGTAAAAGCAGTCCAGTCCACAGGAGAGCACTATAATATCATTATTGTGGATGGTCGTAACAGGGTCAAATGCGCTAATTTTGCGGTGGATTACCTTACCGCCGATGGGGTACTGATCCTTGATAATTCAGAACGGGAATGGTATAGCAAGGCCAAGGAATATCTTAAAGAAAGAGGCTTCCGGAGACTCGATTTTATTGGAATGGCACCTATTGTTGGAATCGAAACTTGTACCAGCGTATTTTATAGGGACGGGAATTGCCTCGGAATCTGA
- a CDS encoding DinB family protein, with amino-acid sequence MKRLTITCMMLFAVTSAFAQTSLSKQIADWERAKTFTKEYLDAMPDDGYAFKPTPEIRSFAQQMDHLADANFAFISGATGKKSPFEGSAEKMADQSKATVSKVVMDSYDFAIASLKGMTDADMAKDVKVFGMDMKTGVAFEKAFEHQTHHRGQATVYIRLKGVKPPQEKLF; translated from the coding sequence ATGAAACGACTGACCATTACCTGTATGATGCTTTTTGCGGTAACTTCCGCATTTGCACAGACCTCACTTTCCAAGCAAATCGCTGATTGGGAGAGAGCTAAGACATTTACGAAGGAATATCTGGACGCTATGCCTGACGATGGTTATGCGTTCAAACCGACACCTGAGATCCGCTCTTTTGCACAACAAATGGATCACCTTGCTGACGCTAACTTCGCCTTTATTTCAGGAGCTACCGGTAAAAAAAGTCCTTTCGAAGGATCTGCTGAAAAAATGGCGGACCAGTCGAAAGCGACGGTATCAAAAGTAGTAATGGATAGCTACGATTTCGCTATCGCCTCGCTGAAAGGAATGACAGATGCGGATATGGCCAAGGACGTAAAAGTTTTTGGAATGGATATGAAAACTGGCGTAGCGTTTGAGAAAGCATTCGAACACCAGACACACCACAGAGGACAAGCAACGGTTTACATCCGCCTTAAAGGTGTGAAACCACCTCAGGAAAAATTATTCTAA
- a CDS encoding RNA methyltransferase, which translates to MRKLGVEEMGRLTVEEFKGSDKFPFVVVLDNIRSLNNVGSFFRTADAFRAKKIVLCGYTQEPPHREITRSALGAELSVEWEKSADTLEAVEQLRAEGYRIWCVEQVEGSVLLQNFDPKPGVPHAFVFGNEVEGVSDDVIKISDGCVEIPQFGTKHSFNVSVSAGIVLWDYVRKNLTEI; encoded by the coding sequence ATGCGGAAACTGGGTGTTGAGGAAATGGGTCGTCTGACGGTCGAGGAATTTAAGGGATCTGATAAATTTCCGTTTGTAGTTGTGCTTGATAACATTCGCAGCCTGAACAATGTAGGTTCGTTTTTCAGGACGGCTGATGCTTTCAGGGCAAAAAAAATAGTGCTGTGCGGATATACCCAGGAGCCTCCGCATCGCGAAATCACAAGGAGTGCGCTCGGCGCTGAACTCTCGGTTGAGTGGGAAAAAAGCGCTGATACATTGGAGGCAGTGGAACAACTGAGGGCGGAGGGTTATCGCATATGGTGTGTCGAGCAAGTGGAAGGAAGTGTTTTATTGCAGAATTTTGACCCCAAACCCGGTGTTCCACACGCATTTGTGTTTGGAAATGAAGTAGAAGGAGTGAGTGACGATGTTATTAAGATATCTGACGGATGCGTTGAAATCCCACAGTTCGGGACCAAGCATTCCTTTAATGTGTCTGTGTCCGCAGGAATCGTGTTATGGGACTATGTCAGGAAAAACTTAACAGAAATATAA
- the pgeF gene encoding peptidoglycan editing factor PgeF: MAEQNILVKQPLFRSPSIFRDIPGLIAAESTRHGGVSTAPYHSLNLGGSTQDSPEHVVENNRRFFEALSVPLNHVAKSHQVHGTEILTVRIPGRFEGYDALITNVPHVQLAVTVADCTPILIYDTFGKAMAAIHAGWRGTAGQIARKTVEAMEKEFGTKPENCLAYIGTCIDECSFEVGEDVAQYFDSVHKRWDAGKEKFFVDLKLANKDQLLVLGLKPENIEVSEYSTILHNADYFSYRHEKGLTGRMLATIGLVTI; the protein is encoded by the coding sequence ATGGCGGAACAGAATATATTAGTAAAACAGCCCCTATTTCGCTCCCCGTCCATTTTTCGGGACATTCCCGGCCTCATCGCAGCGGAAAGTACACGACATGGCGGGGTAAGTACAGCGCCCTATCATTCGCTCAATCTCGGAGGCTCCACGCAAGACAGTCCTGAGCATGTAGTTGAGAATAACCGACGTTTTTTTGAAGCTTTAAGTGTACCATTAAATCATGTTGCCAAATCCCACCAGGTACATGGAACGGAGATACTTACGGTACGCATACCCGGCAGGTTTGAAGGCTACGACGCATTGATCACCAATGTTCCTCATGTGCAGCTCGCCGTAACCGTGGCCGATTGTACTCCTATTTTGATCTATGACACTTTCGGCAAGGCTATGGCAGCCATACATGCCGGCTGGCGCGGAACAGCCGGACAAATCGCCCGAAAAACGGTTGAAGCAATGGAAAAAGAATTCGGAACAAAGCCGGAAAACTGCCTGGCTTACATTGGTACCTGTATCGACGAATGCTCTTTCGAGGTAGGTGAAGACGTAGCTCAGTATTTTGATTCGGTACACAAGCGCTGGGATGCCGGAAAAGAGAAGTTTTTTGTAGACCTGAAACTCGCGAACAAAGATCAGCTGCTTGTGCTTGGCTTGAAACCGGAAAATATTGAAGTATCGGAATATTCGACGATATTGCACAATGCCGATTACTTTTCTTACCGTCACGAGAAAGGCCTGACAGGCAGAATGCTGGCGACGATCGGATTGGTCACCATTTAA
- a CDS encoding glycosyltransferase family 2 protein: MIKVSVCVVTYNHEKFVAKMLDSLLMQQTTFPFEIVVGDDCSKDSTVSILKDYQQRFPDQIRLLLHPKNMGLNGKFNALATFAAAKGEYIAQFDGDDYLLTNDKLQKQVEMMDANPHYSACFHNARVIFDDNAAPPYLVNTLTKREFTVDDLIGEDELCFIATSSLMFRREDFARNPDPEWTNLSTSGDIPRNIMFATRGPIGYIDEVMSVYRKNRGGASFADNHYGADFLFNRIQLYSNINKELDYKYNETLKKNIATYYYKLLFSREYGKTYWPRVKYALKYLSMAEPSGERRKEVIRDFIIPPFVMKIYSFLALSLYNLKSKAKA, translated from the coding sequence ATGATAAAAGTGAGTGTGTGTGTAGTCACCTATAACCACGAAAAGTTTGTAGCTAAAATGCTGGACTCCCTATTGATGCAGCAAACTACATTTCCTTTTGAAATCGTCGTAGGAGATGACTGCTCAAAAGACAGTACAGTTTCGATTTTAAAGGACTACCAACAACGTTTCCCGGATCAGATCAGGCTTTTGCTTCATCCTAAAAATATGGGACTGAACGGGAAATTCAACGCGCTAGCCACATTTGCAGCCGCCAAAGGTGAGTATATCGCCCAGTTTGACGGTGATGATTACCTTCTTACTAATGACAAACTGCAAAAACAGGTAGAAATGATGGATGCAAATCCACATTACTCCGCTTGTTTTCATAACGCACGCGTAATTTTTGACGACAACGCAGCGCCGCCATATCTGGTTAATACGCTTACAAAAAGGGAATTTACGGTTGATGACCTAATAGGAGAGGACGAGCTTTGTTTTATCGCCACGTCCAGTCTGATGTTCAGAAGGGAAGACTTTGCTAGAAACCCTGACCCGGAATGGACAAACCTTTCCACAAGCGGCGACATTCCCCGCAACATTATGTTCGCTACGCGTGGGCCGATCGGATACATTGATGAGGTAATGTCTGTATATCGTAAAAACAGGGGCGGGGCAAGCTTTGCGGACAACCATTACGGCGCCGACTTTTTGTTCAACAGGATCCAGTTGTATTCCAATATCAATAAAGAGCTGGATTACAAGTACAACGAAACGCTCAAAAAGAACATTGCTACCTATTATTACAAATTACTTTTTTCGAGGGAATACGGTAAAACATACTGGCCGAGAGTGAAGTATGCATTGAAGTACCTGTCGATGGCGGAGCCTTCCGGTGAAAGGCGAAAAGAAGTGATCAGAGACTTCATCATACCGCCATTTGTTATGAAGATATATAGCTTTCTGGCTCTCAGTCTTTATAATCTTAAATCGAAAGCCAAGGCTTAA
- a CDS encoding gluconokinase, which translates to MPYIIGCDIGTTNVKSVAFDSVSGAILTSHSEGYEMQHPQPDWSEQDADEIYEATCKTIKIVTDFCKNKGELLGISFSAAMHGVLALDKAGKQLTNLIIWADNRSSDIAIKLRSSQIGKKIYDHNGTPIHAMTPVCKLMWLKQNEPEIYKSTSRFVGIKEYVVFRLTGKFVVDYSIASATGMFNIRELKWDAYTLKKLGLKSEKLSDAVSPYHIEKLPANNPAGLPEGTSLIMGASDGCLANLGSGAIRTGSMAVTIGTSAAVRICSDKPYSDPLMQTFCYVLDEKTYIVGGPSNNGAVIFEWLMNTFFPKEEYDTVFKEASKIKPGSDGLIFYPYLLGERAPLWSSTVRGGFSGLDIQHTRPHFARAVMEGILLNLYSIGKILMEMQNIDTIYANGGFARSPVWVQMLSDIFGKKVMLNETVETGAVGAAMMGLKALGVNKEFSELTAFTTVGQEFDAKASVHKEYHALSEKFIKGAQLMMAQ; encoded by the coding sequence ATGCCCTATATAATTGGTTGTGATATCGGCACAACAAACGTTAAATCAGTTGCTTTCGACTCGGTTTCAGGCGCCATCCTGACCTCGCATAGTGAAGGTTATGAAATGCAGCATCCTCAGCCCGATTGGAGCGAGCAAGATGCGGACGAGATTTACGAGGCGACCTGCAAAACGATCAAAATCGTTACTGATTTTTGCAAAAACAAAGGAGAACTGCTGGGTATCAGCTTCAGTGCCGCCATGCACGGCGTATTGGCATTAGATAAAGCGGGAAAGCAGCTCACAAACCTGATTATCTGGGCGGATAACCGGAGTTCTGACATTGCGATCAAGTTGCGTTCGTCTCAGATCGGTAAGAAAATATACGATCACAATGGTACACCGATCCACGCGATGACGCCGGTGTGCAAGCTAATGTGGCTGAAACAGAACGAGCCTGAGATTTATAAGAGTACGAGCCGTTTTGTAGGTATTAAGGAATATGTCGTTTTCCGCCTCACCGGAAAGTTTGTGGTAGATTACTCCATTGCTTCCGCGACCGGAATGTTCAATATCCGCGAACTGAAGTGGGACGCTTACACATTGAAAAAACTGGGTTTGAAATCTGAAAAGCTTTCAGACGCGGTTTCACCTTACCACATTGAAAAGCTTCCTGCCAATAATCCGGCCGGACTTCCCGAAGGTACTTCGCTGATCATGGGCGCCAGCGACGGTTGTCTTGCAAATCTGGGTAGCGGTGCCATCAGGACCGGTTCTATGGCCGTCACGATTGGTACCAGTGCTGCTGTCCGTATTTGTTCTGATAAGCCCTATTCCGATCCGCTTATGCAGACTTTTTGCTACGTGCTGGACGAGAAAACCTACATTGTCGGCGGACCGTCGAACAATGGTGCCGTCATTTTTGAATGGTTAATGAACACTTTTTTTCCAAAAGAGGAATACGATACTGTTTTCAAAGAAGCATCGAAAATAAAGCCCGGATCTGACGGGCTCATTTTCTATCCTTACCTGCTGGGAGAGCGCGCACCGCTGTGGAGCTCGACGGTGCGTGGAGGCTTTTCGGGGCTGGACATTCAGCATACGCGCCCACATTTTGCGAGGGCTGTCATGGAAGGCATTCTGTTGAATCTGTACAGCATTGGCAAGATCCTGATGGAAATGCAGAACATCGATACGATTTATGCTAATGGCGGTTTTGCCCGCAGCCCTGTGTGGGTGCAGATGCTGTCTGATATTTTTGGTAAAAAAGTGATGCTGAATGAAACTGTGGAAACCGGTGCGGTAGGCGCAGCGATGATGGGGTTGAAGGCCTTGGGCGTGAATAAGGAATTTTCAGAATTAACGGCATTTACAACCGTTGGGCAGGAGTTCGATGCTAAGGCCAGCGTACATAAAGAGTATCATGCTTTGAGTGAAAAATTCATAAAGGGAGCTCAGTTGATGATGGCTCAATAA
- the wecB gene encoding non-hydrolyzing UDP-N-acetylglucosamine 2-epimerase — MKVLNIVGARPNFVKIAPLHRAFSQYPDMISKIVHTGQHYDSVMSGIFFDQLDLPKPDFFLGVAAGTQTQQTAQIMVEFEKVLISERPDLVLVVGDVNSTLACTLVSVKMNVPLAHVEAGLRSGDRSMPEEINRILTDAVSDHLFVTEQAAVDNLLRENVADNEIHFTGNVMIDSLEYYKDAIDRSPILKNLGVNAASYVLMTMHRPANVDGKAGLQRILKIVKRLALLKTVVFPIHPRTWKNIEINGLKNEFENVQNLKILEPQGYLEFLNLTKNAALVVTDSGGIQEETTYLNVPCITLRENTERPVTFEVGTNFLLKNADAESVSLLATEIFAGNCKKGTIPAGWDGKAAERIVAILREKYINSYVCDK, encoded by the coding sequence TTGAAAGTTCTGAATATTGTAGGCGCCAGGCCTAACTTTGTCAAAATTGCGCCATTACATCGCGCCTTCTCGCAGTATCCCGACATGATCTCGAAAATTGTCCACACCGGGCAGCATTATGATTCCGTTATGTCCGGAATCTTTTTTGATCAGCTCGATTTACCAAAACCTGATTTCTTTCTTGGCGTAGCGGCTGGTACCCAAACGCAGCAAACGGCTCAGATCATGGTTGAATTTGAAAAAGTCCTGATCAGCGAAAGGCCTGACCTGGTGCTGGTAGTAGGCGATGTTAATTCTACATTGGCCTGTACTTTGGTGTCGGTCAAAATGAATGTACCCTTGGCGCACGTGGAAGCGGGGTTGAGAAGTGGCGACAGGAGTATGCCGGAGGAAATTAACCGGATACTGACTGACGCTGTTTCGGATCATTTGTTTGTAACAGAACAAGCCGCGGTGGATAACCTGCTGAGAGAGAATGTCGCTGATAATGAAATTCACTTCACCGGTAACGTAATGATCGACTCTTTGGAATACTATAAAGATGCAATCGACCGTTCGCCGATACTGAAAAATCTTGGAGTGAATGCGGCATCCTATGTGCTCATGACAATGCACCGGCCAGCTAATGTTGACGGGAAAGCGGGTCTGCAAAGGATTTTGAAAATAGTAAAAAGGCTTGCTTTGCTGAAAACAGTGGTGTTTCCTATTCATCCACGAACCTGGAAAAACATTGAAATAAACGGTTTGAAAAATGAGTTTGAAAATGTCCAAAATCTAAAAATCTTGGAACCACAGGGCTACCTTGAATTTCTTAACCTGACAAAAAATGCTGCATTAGTAGTCACCGATTCTGGCGGTATTCAGGAGGAAACCACTTATTTGAATGTCCCCTGCATTACATTAAGAGAAAATACGGAAAGGCCTGTGACCTTTGAAGTAGGAACGAACTTTCTGTTGAAGAACGCGGACGCAGAATCCGTGAGTTTGCTGGCTACGGAAATATTTGCAGGAAACTGTAAAAAAGGAACGATACCGGCAGGTTGGGACGGGAAAGCAGCGGAACGGATCGTTGCAATTTTGAGAGAAAAATACATTAATTCGTACGTTTGTGACAAATAA
- a CDS encoding lipopolysaccharide biosynthesis protein: MGIIVRQGFKSSIVSYIGVVIGIFNILILYNQYMTQEQLGLYASTLLTFPVIYMSFALLGVPSVAVRFHSRFQDHESRRQLFTFIIITPLVGLAAFAGLYLLFKPLYIKVYLDHSPMLVKYYYIFIPLTVGMVYLLALESYSRINLRIAVPSLIREVGLRLANSLFVILFGYKVITFDTMVSLTVASYGLAIIAMLIYLYFQKRLYTSLDFGFIRHPAFKEMYRYGLWVLLGGASAALLPHIEKVLLPAFEGGLGSTAIFDIASRIALVISIPRNSIVMISAPIISEAYARNDIAHIDTIYKKSSLNLFIIGTFLFLGIWSNIDAIFSIIPKSDIYSQGKWVVLMVGVSRIADMATGLNSEILTNSKFYRYDIVFMLFFTVLILLSSQFLIPVYGYNGAAAAALFSTVTYNVVKLFFIRKKMGIQPFTQGTLKVIALAILVYTIVYFIPYPASVRSLPATLLDMAIRSITVAVIFGGGILAWNVSEDISTGFRAGWSFVRSTVFKAK, from the coding sequence ATGGGGATTATAGTACGTCAGGGATTCAAGAGCTCCATTGTTTCCTACATTGGAGTAGTCATCGGAATTTTCAATATCCTGATCCTCTACAATCAATATATGACCCAGGAGCAACTGGGTTTGTACGCTTCTACTCTGCTAACCTTCCCCGTTATCTACATGTCATTTGCCTTGCTGGGCGTTCCGTCAGTCGCGGTACGGTTTCACAGCAGGTTTCAGGACCATGAGTCGCGCAGGCAGCTTTTTACATTTATTATCATAACACCGCTCGTGGGCTTAGCCGCTTTTGCCGGCCTGTACCTACTTTTTAAGCCGCTTTACATAAAGGTTTACCTTGACCATTCTCCGATGCTGGTCAAGTACTATTACATTTTTATTCCTCTAACGGTAGGTATGGTTTATCTGCTGGCGCTGGAATCCTACTCCCGGATCAATCTGAGGATTGCGGTACCTTCTCTCATTCGAGAAGTGGGCCTCCGCCTGGCCAACAGTCTATTTGTGATCCTTTTTGGATACAAAGTCATCACATTCGATACCATGGTCAGCCTTACAGTAGCCAGTTACGGGCTTGCCATTATCGCAATGCTGATCTATTTATACTTTCAAAAAAGGCTTTATACTTCGCTCGATTTCGGCTTTATCAGGCACCCGGCTTTCAAAGAAATGTACCGTTATGGCCTTTGGGTTTTGCTCGGCGGGGCCAGTGCTGCATTGCTTCCGCATATCGAAAAAGTCCTGCTGCCCGCTTTTGAAGGCGGGCTCGGAAGTACCGCTATTTTCGACATTGCCTCCCGCATTGCCCTTGTCATTTCAATTCCCAGAAACAGCATTGTGATGATCAGCGCACCGATTATCTCCGAAGCTTATGCACGGAATGATATTGCGCACATTGATACCATTTATAAAAAATCGTCCCTCAATCTGTTCATTATCGGCACCTTCCTCTTCCTCGGAATTTGGTCCAATATCGATGCGATTTTCAGTATTATTCCCAAATCTGACATTTATTCACAAGGCAAATGGGTGGTGCTAATGGTCGGGGTTTCCCGCATCGCCGACATGGCCACGGGTCTTAATTCCGAGATCCTGACGAATTCCAAATTTTATCGGTACGACATTGTTTTCATGCTTTTTTTCACCGTACTCATTTTACTGAGTAGCCAATTTCTGATTCCGGTTTACGGTTACAATGGTGCCGCCGCCGCCGCATTATTTTCAACGGTTACTTATAATGTAGTGAAACTGTTTTTTATCCGTAAAAAAATGGGAATCCAGCCGTTCACCCAGGGCACTTTGAAAGTCATCGCATTGGCAATCCTGGTCTATACGATCGTTTATTTCATCCCATATCCCGCCTCAGTCAGAAGTTTACCCGCGACATTACTGGACATGGCGATCCGATCCATTACCGTAGCTGTCATTTTCGGAGGCGGAATACTAGCCTGGAATGTTTCAGAGGATATTTCCACAGGATTCAGGGCAGGATGGTCGTTCGTCAGATCCACTGTTTTCAAAGCAAAATAA
- a CDS encoding GNAT family N-acetyltransferase yields the protein MHGLLRNCFEAAAFHRSETFTSHFIPVDSNEFARKICPAERRRLNKCIRTGYSVHSGKCLNLDEAYRFLIHCREQAGYTLPLSLCQMRELAGLFPERMLLFSVFDNAALIALSVTIKVTDDTLYNFLMADLIEYRKYSPVVLLIETIYNFCQRTGVRIIDLGISLDKNGDPKPTLSRFKKNIGGQECEKISYQLRL from the coding sequence ATGCATGGTTTACTTAGAAATTGCTTCGAAGCAGCCGCTTTTCACAGGTCGGAAACCTTTACCAGTCACTTTATCCCGGTTGATTCAAATGAATTTGCCAGGAAAATCTGTCCGGCGGAAAGAAGAAGATTGAATAAATGCATTAGAACGGGGTATAGCGTACATTCGGGTAAATGCCTGAACCTGGATGAAGCTTATCGTTTTCTAATACACTGCAGAGAACAGGCTGGCTATACGTTGCCACTATCTCTCTGTCAAATGCGCGAACTCGCCGGTCTGTTTCCTGAAAGAATGTTACTATTTAGCGTTTTCGATAATGCCGCCCTTATCGCACTTTCCGTGACTATTAAGGTTACCGACGATACCCTGTACAACTTCCTAATGGCTGACCTTATTGAATACCGGAAATACAGTCCGGTAGTTTTGCTCATAGAAACCATTTACAACTTCTGTCAGCGAACGGGCGTACGCATCATTGACCTGGGCATTTCACTCGACAAAAATGGAGATCCAAAACCAACGTTGAGCAGGTTTAAGAAAAATATTGGCGGGCAGGAATGTGAAAAGATTAGTTACCAACTTAGACTATGA
- a CDS encoding metallophosphoesterase family protein, translated as MPESSKERAEKYLDLGHSEAENHAKTQQELYEKHVRETSNVTNVISEFFKTNLFGFAWHYIRSRFGPRHPYQAYPRNGDSGVFKMQSSIPSREELSVALLSDWASDTAESDKVAHLVAKYAPDYTIHMGDIYFVGSPKEIEENFTAPYASWYYGASGSLALSGNHEMYSNGNAFFQHLLPAMYALDGEVKKTQQAGFFCLENEHWRIIGIDTGYTSVGRPFVEILSPPDCHLRKEQVDWLRDVVRLGDPTDTRGIVILSHHPYISAFREEYARPGEQLLKLMGTFKRPVVWFWGHDHRLVVYNAASNGKGLQAFGRCIGHGGLPVETGMPDAGELSKIDLYDTRIRTTIRRHSLGYNGFVRLVLKEEALHAEYLDLEDTRVYEESWVINKENGELSWKAIHAIPELAVR; from the coding sequence ATGCCGGAGTCTTCCAAGGAACGTGCTGAGAAATACCTGGATCTTGGACATAGTGAAGCAGAGAATCACGCCAAAACCCAGCAGGAACTGTATGAGAAACATGTGAGGGAAACTTCCAATGTTACCAATGTCATATCGGAGTTTTTTAAAACCAATTTGTTCGGCTTTGCCTGGCATTACATTCGGAGCCGTTTCGGGCCCAGACATCCGTATCAGGCCTATCCGCGAAATGGTGACTCGGGCGTTTTTAAGATGCAGTCTTCTATCCCTTCCCGCGAAGAATTAAGCGTAGCATTGCTTTCGGACTGGGCGAGCGATACGGCTGAATCCGACAAGGTTGCGCACCTGGTCGCGAAGTACGCGCCTGACTACACGATACATATGGGCGACATTTACTTCGTAGGCAGCCCGAAAGAAATAGAGGAAAATTTTACAGCTCCTTATGCTTCGTGGTACTATGGGGCGTCGGGCAGTCTGGCGCTTTCCGGCAATCATGAGATGTATTCCAATGGCAATGCATTCTTTCAACACCTGCTGCCCGCGATGTACGCGCTGGATGGAGAAGTGAAAAAGACCCAGCAGGCGGGGTTTTTCTGCCTGGAAAACGAACATTGGCGGATTATCGGAATCGATACCGGTTATACCTCGGTCGGACGGCCATTTGTCGAGATTCTTTCTCCTCCTGACTGTCATCTCCGCAAGGAGCAGGTCGACTGGCTGCGTGATGTGGTGCGGCTGGGTGATCCGACGGACACGCGTGGCATTGTCATACTAAGCCATCATCCCTACATTTCGGCGTTTCGGGAGGAATACGCTCGTCCCGGAGAGCAGCTTCTGAAACTGATGGGTACCTTCAAACGCCCGGTTGTATGGTTTTGGGGGCATGATCATCGCCTGGTTGTCTACAATGCAGCGAGCAATGGAAAAGGATTGCAGGCTTTCGGGCGTTGTATTGGTCACGGCGGATTGCCGGTAGAAACGGGTATGCCTGATGCCGGCGAGCTTTCCAAAATTGATTTGTACGATACCCGGATCCGCACTACAATCAGAAGGCATTCTCTCGGATATAATGGGTTTGTACGGCTGGTATTAAAAGAAGAAGCCTTACATGCCGAGTACCTCGATCTGGAAGATACACGGGTTTACGAGGAATCGTGGGTAATAAACAAAGAAAACGGCGAGCTCTCGTGGAAAGCAATTCATGCTATCCCAGAACTGGCCGTTCGTTAA
- a CDS encoding response regulator transcription factor produces the protein MKHILIAEDHAVVRIGTKHLLKSLIPESTISDVDDFDKILQELEVKSYDLLILDINIPGGNTTKMVETIRLKCPGIRILMFSSYDEQLYGLMYLQAGADGYLSKDAPEEEFKTAVMSVLNNKKYMSEDMQQMNINRLINPKEYLPDPIVSLSPRETDVMNLLKEGLGTAKIAEKLNLQLSTVSTYKARIFEKLGVKNIVELITKIK, from the coding sequence ATGAAACACATACTTATTGCTGAAGACCACGCAGTGGTGCGCATCGGCACCAAACACCTCCTCAAGTCTTTAATTCCGGAATCAACCATTTCTGATGTAGACGATTTCGATAAGATACTTCAGGAGCTTGAAGTTAAGTCATATGATCTGTTGATACTCGATATTAACATACCTGGCGGAAATACCACGAAAATGGTTGAAACCATCCGGTTGAAATGTCCTGGAATAAGAATATTAATGTTCTCAAGCTATGACGAGCAGCTATATGGCCTCATGTACCTGCAGGCTGGTGCGGACGGCTACTTGTCTAAGGATGCGCCGGAAGAAGAGTTCAAAACGGCCGTAATGAGTGTTTTGAACAATAAAAAGTATATGAGCGAAGATATGCAGCAAATGAATATCAATCGCCTTATCAATCCAAAAGAATATCTTCCGGATCCGATCGTAAGCCTTTCACCACGTGAAACGGACGTTATGAATCTTTTGAAGGAGGGCTTAGGGACCGCTAAAATTGCTGAAAAACTAAATCTGCAACTTTCGACCGTTAGTACTTACAAAGCCAGGATTTTTGAGAAACTGGGCGTCAAAAATATTGTAGAGCTGATCACCAAGATCAAATAG